A stretch of the Aegilops tauschii subsp. strangulata cultivar AL8/78 chromosome 4, Aet v6.0, whole genome shotgun sequence genome encodes the following:
- the LOC109781181 gene encoding syntaxin-111 — protein sequence MNDLMTKSFMSYVDLKKAAMKDLEAGGDETETELTQACGGGATDERLKGFFREAEAVREEMAAIRDALARLHAANEEGKSLHQPDALRAMRVRVNADIVSVLGRARGIQRALADMDAANAAQRRLSAGCQEGTTLDRTRTSVTAGLRKKLKDIMLDFQALRQRMMSEYKDTVERRYYTLTGEVPEDEVIERIISEGRGEEIMSAAVAEHGKGAVLAALNEIQDRHDAAREVERSLLELHQVFLDMAVVVESQGEKINDIEHHVINARDYVHSGNKELGKAREHQRGSRKCLCIGIILLLLLILIVIVPIATSLRRS from the coding sequence ATGAACGACCTCATGACCAAGTCCTTCATGAGCTACGTCGACCTGAAGAAGGCGGCCATGAAGGACCTCGAGGCGGGCGGCGACGAGACCGAGACCGAGCTCACCCaggcctgcggcggcggcgcCACCGACGAGCGCCTCAAGGGCTTCTTCAGGGAGGCGGAGGCGGTCCGCGAGGAGATGGCGGCCATCCGCGACGCGCTCGCCCGCCTCCACGCCGCCAACGAGGAGGGCAAGTCGCTGCACCAGCCCGACGCGCTGCGCGCCATGCGCGTCCGCGTCAACGCCGACATCGTCTCCGTGCTCGGCCGCGCGCGCGGGATCCAGCGCGCGCTCGCGGACATGGACGCCGCCAACGCCGCGCAGCGCAGGCTCTCCGCGGGCTGCCAGGAGGGCACCACCCTCGACCGCACCCGCACCTCCGTCACCGCGGGCCTCCGGAAGAAGCTCAAGGACATCATGCTCGACTTCCAGGCGCTGCGCCAGCGGATGATGTCCGAGTACAAGGACACCGTCGAGCGCCGCTACTACACGCTCACCGGGGAGGTCCCCGAGGACGAGGTCATCGAGCGCATCATCTCCGAGGGCCGCGGCGAGGAGATCATGAGCGCCGCAGTCGCCGAGCACGGCAAGGGCGCGGTGCTCGCCGCGCTCAACGAGATCCAGGACCGCCACGACGCCGCCAGGGAGGTGGAGCGCAGCCTCCTCGAGCTCCACCAGGTGTTCCTCGACATGGCCGTCGTCGTGGAGTCGCAGGGGGAGAAGATCAACGACATCGAGCACCACGTGATCAACGCCAGGGACTACGTCCACTCCGGCAACAAGGAGCTCGGCAAGGCCCGCGAGCACCAGCGCGGCAGCCGCAAGTGCCTCTGCATCGGCATCATCCTGCTGCTGCTCCTCATCCTCATCGTCATCGTCCCCATCGCCACAAGCCTCAGGAGGTCATGA